A region of Marnyiella aurantia DNA encodes the following proteins:
- the uvrB gene encoding excinuclease ABC subunit UvrB, whose amino-acid sequence MKFKLHSDFQPSGDQPTAIAQLTQGVIAGEKYQTLLGVTGSGKTFTVANLVNNVQRPTIVLAHNKTLAAQLFMEFKEFFPDNAVEYFVSYYDYYQPEAFIASSNTYIEKDLSINEEVEKLRLSATASLLSGRRDVLIVASVSCIYGIGNPSEFHKSLVSLKMGEKMTRTGLLHSLVSALYSRTLNEFQRGTFRVKGDVVDVYPAYADNAVRIEFFGDQIEKIVSFDPVSGNTISVFEEINIYPANMFVTSKETMVGAVRAIQDDLVKQVDFFESIEKPLEAKRLQERTELDLEMIKELGYCSGIENYSRYLDGRLPGSRPFCLLDYFPKDFLMVIDESHVTIPQVHAMYGGDRSRKEALVDYGFRLPAAMDNRPLKFEEFEGMQNQVIYVSATPADYELEKTGGQYIEQIIRPTGLLDPVIDIRPTMNQIDDLIEEIQMRAEIDERVLVTTLTKKMAEELTRYFTKFGIRCRYIHSDVETLERIQIMQDLRTGLFDVLIGVNLLREGLDLPEVSLVTILDADKEGMLRSRRSMIQTIGRAARNINGKAIMYADKITKSMQAAIDETNYRREKQMSYNIANNITPVQINKKISEALVGRAKDFPDEKYTQKTIMKQVAEERLAYGSDYIEKLIGDKQKAMEAAARNLDFIKAAKLRDEIATLKAGV is encoded by the coding sequence ATGAAATTTAAACTTCACTCCGACTTTCAACCCTCTGGGGATCAGCCTACTGCTATCGCACAGCTGACACAGGGGGTTATTGCCGGCGAAAAATATCAGACTTTACTCGGGGTCACCGGCTCCGGTAAGACGTTTACAGTGGCAAACCTGGTGAATAACGTGCAGCGCCCTACCATCGTCCTGGCGCATAATAAGACTTTAGCAGCACAGCTGTTCATGGAGTTCAAGGAGTTTTTCCCCGATAATGCGGTGGAATATTTTGTTTCCTATTATGACTATTATCAACCTGAAGCATTCATTGCTTCATCTAATACATATATTGAAAAAGACCTTTCCATCAATGAAGAAGTGGAGAAACTCCGGCTGTCTGCAACAGCCAGTTTGCTGTCGGGCAGAAGGGACGTACTGATTGTGGCATCGGTTTCCTGCATTTATGGTATCGGGAATCCGTCGGAATTCCACAAGTCTCTGGTGTCTCTTAAAATGGGCGAAAAAATGACCCGGACCGGACTTTTGCACTCGCTGGTTAGTGCACTGTATTCGCGTACACTAAATGAGTTTCAGCGCGGGACTTTCCGCGTAAAAGGTGATGTTGTGGATGTGTATCCCGCCTATGCCGACAACGCAGTAAGAATAGAGTTTTTTGGTGATCAGATAGAGAAAATTGTATCCTTCGACCCTGTATCCGGAAATACAATTTCGGTTTTTGAGGAAATTAATATCTACCCTGCCAATATGTTTGTAACCAGTAAGGAAACAATGGTAGGCGCTGTACGAGCCATACAGGACGACCTTGTAAAACAGGTGGATTTTTTCGAAAGTATTGAAAAGCCTTTGGAAGCAAAACGATTGCAGGAAAGGACTGAACTGGACCTGGAGATGATAAAGGAATTGGGCTACTGCTCCGGAATAGAGAATTATTCAAGATATCTGGACGGACGTCTGCCCGGTTCACGACCTTTCTGTTTGCTGGACTATTTTCCTAAAGATTTCCTCATGGTTATTGACGAAAGTCACGTTACAATTCCTCAGGTGCATGCGATGTATGGCGGCGACAGAAGCCGGAAGGAGGCCCTTGTAGATTATGGATTCCGTTTGCCGGCGGCCATGGATAACCGTCCGCTGAAGTTTGAAGAATTTGAGGGCATGCAGAACCAGGTTATTTATGTTTCTGCCACTCCTGCAGACTATGAACTTGAGAAAACCGGTGGGCAGTATATAGAACAGATCATACGGCCAACCGGCCTTTTAGATCCTGTAATTGACATCAGGCCTACAATGAATCAGATTGATGATTTGATTGAAGAAATCCAGATGCGGGCAGAGATTGATGAACGTGTTTTGGTTACTACATTAACCAAGAAAATGGCCGAGGAACTTACACGCTATTTTACAAAGTTCGGCATACGTTGCCGCTATATTCATTCCGATGTCGAAACGCTGGAGCGTATACAGATTATGCAGGATTTGCGTACAGGTCTTTTTGATGTTCTGATAGGAGTAAACCTTCTTCGTGAGGGGCTCGATTTGCCGGAAGTTTCCCTGGTGACCATTCTGGACGCAGATAAGGAAGGAATGCTGCGGTCGCGGAGGTCCATGATCCAGACAATTGGACGGGCAGCCCGTAATATTAACGGTAAGGCAATCATGTATGCGGACAAGATTACTAAAAGTATGCAGGCAGCGATCGACGAGACAAATTACCGCCGTGAAAAGCAGATGTCGTATAATATCGCGAACAACATTACTCCGGTTCAGATCAACAAGAAGATATCGGAAGCGCTGGTAGGACGTGCCAAGGATTTCCCGGATGAAAAGTATACACAGAAAACGATAATGAAGCAGGTTGCAGAAGAGCGCCTGGCGTACGGTTCTGATTATATTGAAAAACTCATCGGAGACAAGCAGAAAGCTATGGAAGCTGCTGCACGAAATCTGGACTTCATAAAGGCAGCTAAACTGCGCGATGAGATAGCTACACTGAAGGCCGGAGTTTAA
- a CDS encoding DUF6646 family protein, which yields MKKLILTVAVAAFGFAGAQSDNDAFRGPGDLRVNVGANFQAGGTGIAAMLDYGLGESFSVGAQAGYLLGVEENLLDGDVKAEHRFDAKARVSAHLGDVIGLPQNFDIYPGLNLGLKNFGGHAGVRYFFDKGFGVFAETQFPIAKYNTEGTGYRRLNNQFAFLIGASFDLGRRGGSVAE from the coding sequence ATGAAAAAGTTAATATTAACAGTGGCAGTAGCAGCTTTCGGGTTTGCAGGTGCACAAAGTGATAATGATGCATTCCGCGGTCCCGGTGACCTTCGTGTGAATGTGGGAGCTAATTTCCAGGCCGGTGGTACTGGTATCGCAGCGATGCTTGACTACGGTTTAGGCGAAAGTTTCTCGGTTGGTGCACAGGCGGGATATCTGTTGGGCGTAGAAGAAAATCTGCTGGACGGAGATGTAAAAGCGGAGCACCGATTTGATGCTAAAGCCAGAGTAAGTGCGCACCTTGGAGACGTGATCGGCCTGCCGCAAAATTTCGATATTTATCCAGGTCTTAATTTAGGGCTGAAAAATTTCGGTGGACATGCAGGTGTAAGATATTTCTTCGATAAAGGATTTGGCGTATTTGCTGAAACGCAGTTTCCAATTGCCAAATACAACACTGAAGGTACAGGTTACAGAAGGCTGAACAACCAGTTTGCATTCCTGATAGGAGCTTCTTTCGATCTTGGGAGAAGAGGTGGATCAGTTGCTGAGTAA
- a CDS encoding acyltransferase family protein yields MKRDLYIDFAKGFATLSIIFIHTVFWSGQFYIPTEIRVLSLLIDVPLFYALSGLTSGGNVEKTLYRLLKLQITFMIFVTFLFFLDYLFKVFGLTLFGLAWMQEFYSTFGAKYVPQNISTMPQWQNLGNWYLHQYTNADTFPVVMGSFWYLKVYFILTVLGVLIIRFFPKHLNWFIALCFGLTVVFNLLPHYYPSGQVGYVTLYLGIFLIANRLKGEKIALPWVLSLLGLMFIILAVLYWNEGKEYILKMNKAKFPPKALYILWSSFSLITLFALYNRLKISKESFITYIGRNAIFFYFAQGISSSLVYFAVVPLKEQMPWWVLMVLIYLFNIVLAILIAEGLKKIDAFGWKTLEFLRKKTASE; encoded by the coding sequence ATGAAAAGAGACCTCTACATTGACTTTGCGAAGGGTTTTGCAACGCTTTCCATTATTTTTATTCACACTGTTTTCTGGTCCGGGCAGTTTTATATTCCCACTGAAATTCGGGTGCTTTCACTGCTTATTGATGTGCCGCTTTTTTATGCATTATCGGGGCTAACATCCGGCGGTAATGTGGAAAAGACATTATACAGGCTGCTGAAACTTCAGATTACATTTATGATTTTTGTGACCTTTCTCTTTTTTCTAGATTACCTGTTTAAGGTTTTCGGGCTTACCCTATTTGGTCTTGCCTGGATGCAGGAATTCTATTCAACCTTCGGTGCCAAGTACGTTCCGCAGAATATATCCACTATGCCGCAGTGGCAAAACCTGGGTAACTGGTACCTGCATCAGTACACCAATGCCGACACTTTCCCGGTTGTGATGGGCAGTTTCTGGTATCTGAAGGTGTATTTTATACTCACGGTCCTGGGCGTGCTGATTATCCGCTTCTTTCCCAAACACCTAAACTGGTTTATTGCCTTATGCTTTGGTCTGACAGTAGTTTTTAATCTTCTTCCGCATTATTATCCCAGCGGGCAGGTAGGCTACGTTACTTTATACCTGGGTATATTCCTGATTGCCAACCGCCTGAAAGGTGAAAAGATTGCTTTGCCGTGGGTACTTTCTCTTCTTGGCCTGATGTTTATAATTCTGGCTGTACTTTACTGGAACGAAGGCAAAGAGTATATCCTGAAAATGAATAAAGCCAAATTTCCTCCCAAGGCTCTATATATTCTTTGGTCCTCCTTTTCACTTATCACTCTCTTTGCACTTTACAACCGTTTGAAAATCAGTAAGGAAAGTTTTATTACCTACATTGGCCGCAATGCCATCTTTTTCTATTTCGCTCAGGGCATAAGTTCGTCGCTGGTTTATTTTGCAGTAGTTCCACTGAAGGAGCAGATGCCGTGGTGGGTGCTGATGGTTCTGATTTATCTTTTCAATATTGTGCTGGCCATACTAATAGCAGAAGGATTGAAAAAGATAGATGCATTTGGCTGGAAAACGCTTGAGTTTCTTCGCAAAAAAACCGCCTCAGAATAG
- a CDS encoding DUF502 domain-containing protein, protein MTKEQVQQVFNMLLKSFFQGLMIVGPFGLTVFFIWYIVSSVDNLYPAISEKWPGVVFLSIIGTVTLLGFLGNKFLLGRLLLDRMDLLLENTPGIKHIYTPTKDVMSSFVGDKKKFTRPVWVRTSENPVVWRIGFLTQEDMTAVDKENYVAVYLPHSYAISGWVIITEEKNVKEVTGMSAAAAMKFAVSGGVAGFHSDKAVFKAPE, encoded by the coding sequence ATGACAAAAGAGCAGGTCCAACAGGTATTTAATATGCTCCTGAAATCCTTTTTTCAGGGTCTTATGATAGTGGGGCCATTTGGACTTACGGTCTTCTTTATCTGGTATATAGTTTCCAGTGTAGACAACCTTTATCCGGCAATTTCCGAGAAATGGCCGGGAGTAGTTTTCCTTTCAATCATCGGCACAGTTACGCTTTTAGGCTTTCTGGGAAATAAATTTCTGCTGGGACGCCTGTTGCTGGACCGTATGGACTTACTTCTGGAAAATACGCCCGGCATAAAACATATTTATACCCCCACCAAGGATGTAATGTCTTCGTTCGTAGGCGACAAAAAGAAATTTACGCGCCCCGTGTGGGTCAGGACATCTGAGAACCCAGTTGTTTGGCGTATTGGCTTCCTGACTCAGGAAGATATGACTGCCGTGGATAAGGAAAATTACGTAGCGGTTTATTTGCCGCACTCTTACGCCATTTCCGGCTGGGTGATCATCACCGAAGAAAAAAACGTGAAGGAAGTTACAGGCATGAGTGCCGCCGCAGCCATGAAATTTGCCGTGAGCGGAGGTGTAGCCGGTTTTCACAGTGATAAGGCCGTTTTCAAAGCTCCTGAGTAA
- a CDS encoding AsmA family protein, with amino-acid sequence MKNNKIRKTLIVIGILTVIFLLANIGINLWLKYKLPDYVKNNSDYKIAYKSLNVSVLTGNISATEISVNSKNPQNQNVIGLTGTLARLEVSRLGIYDALFNKRINTSDLQMINPDLNVVLAKPIDDRTGRKRSPFVFSNIEIENGNIRIFRHTKQKFIEVQDLKLKVENLQMTEESVESRLPVVFDKYDISGKNFYFRPDDIYGLTADIITTENGLMNIKNFKVTLLLSPAQAFRSNPARNALYDFKAREMDFKDVLLVKNRISLSNFSVSNPDLKVYTSPTARKNKKKFNYEVNLEDIVLDNAHVEILKSNGSRIFNARNMNINIHKFLMDEETSQGNIPFSYEKLALAGKDVNYATGSHMIAAADVSIRPEKADIRNFSVKSSGSGSTQANLSISHVAVALDYWEYKDSKLKLNAQSVLINNLRGTLNTTPSKDVKKAAYDWISFPLTLKKMQVISPHFTLTSQGRTTAYTNLNLKAQNIVMDAETAKAPVPFKARNYSLTVSSFSRRLNEFYSLSTGLMKLQPKNMVINNLVINPTVSRSQFIRMIPAEKDLYDIKVQQMTASGDWDLISADKHLYADAVTLTGMNANIFRSKVPKDDLTRKPMYTELLRKIKFPLEIKTLDVKNSVLVYEEDTKQSEGPGKLTFGNFNLNARNLNSAKPKGKSTKIPITVRCSFMNASPMNVRWTMDTASQNDEFSIAGNISDLPAARINAFIEPYLKARATGTIQDLVFNFQGNASGLNGTLNMKHQDLQVSLLKETGEKKKLLSAVVNVFVKSNSGVFPASVVVDDVKRNPTKSFFNLFWQGIQEGLKKTLIGANVENTEKTLRNTVKDTKATVEETKTSVKTKVENVKEKIKKDEEAPAKKEGLLNRIFKKKEEPK; translated from the coding sequence TTGAAAAACAATAAGATACGCAAAACCCTTATAGTAATCGGAATACTGACAGTAATATTCCTGCTGGCAAATATTGGCATTAACCTGTGGTTAAAATATAAACTTCCGGACTATGTGAAAAACAATTCGGATTACAAAATTGCTTACAAATCACTGAACGTATCTGTACTGACCGGAAATATATCTGCCACTGAAATATCTGTAAACAGTAAGAATCCCCAAAACCAGAATGTGATCGGTTTAACGGGCACATTGGCAAGACTGGAAGTAAGCAGACTGGGTATTTATGATGCTCTCTTTAACAAAAGAATCAATACGTCGGATTTGCAGATGATTAACCCAGACCTGAATGTTGTGCTGGCAAAACCTATTGATGACCGTACCGGAAGGAAGCGCAGCCCTTTCGTATTCAGCAATATAGAGATCGAAAACGGTAATATCAGAATTTTCAGGCATACAAAACAGAAGTTTATAGAAGTGCAGGATCTTAAACTGAAGGTAGAGAATCTGCAGATGACCGAGGAGTCTGTAGAGTCGCGCCTGCCGGTCGTATTCGATAAATATGACATCAGCGGTAAGAATTTCTACTTTCGGCCGGATGATATTTATGGACTGACCGCCGACATAATCACAACGGAAAACGGCCTGATGAACATTAAGAATTTTAAGGTAACGCTCCTCTTAAGTCCTGCGCAGGCATTCCGTTCCAACCCCGCAAGAAACGCACTCTACGATTTCAAAGCCAGAGAAATGGACTTTAAAGATGTGCTTTTGGTTAAAAACAGGATTTCTCTCTCTAATTTTTCAGTTTCAAACCCCGACCTTAAGGTTTATACGTCCCCCACTGCCAGGAAAAACAAAAAAAAATTTAACTATGAGGTAAACCTGGAAGATATTGTTCTGGATAATGCGCATGTCGAAATCCTTAAGTCAAACGGCAGCAGGATATTTAACGCCAGGAACATGAACATCAACATTCATAAATTTCTGATGGACGAAGAGACATCCCAGGGAAACATCCCGTTCTCCTATGAGAAACTTGCACTGGCCGGAAAAGATGTTAATTACGCCACCGGTTCGCATATGATAGCAGCAGCAGATGTTTCCATTCGTCCAGAAAAGGCCGATATAAGAAATTTTTCGGTAAAGTCTTCAGGCAGCGGAAGTACGCAGGCAAACCTCAGCATCAGTCATGTGGCAGTGGCACTGGATTACTGGGAATATAAAGACAGCAAACTGAAACTGAACGCACAAAGTGTATTAATTAATAATTTACGCGGCACACTGAATACCACGCCTTCCAAAGACGTAAAGAAAGCTGCTTATGACTGGATTTCTTTCCCGCTTACTCTAAAGAAAATGCAGGTTATCAGCCCCCACTTTACACTAACGTCACAGGGGAGAACTACTGCATACACCAATCTGAACCTGAAGGCTCAGAATATCGTAATGGATGCAGAAACCGCAAAAGCACCCGTCCCCTTTAAGGCGCGAAACTACAGCTTAACTGTGAGCAGTTTTTCACGAAGACTCAATGAATTCTATAGCCTAAGCACCGGCCTGATGAAACTTCAGCCAAAAAATATGGTCATAAATAATTTAGTTATTAATCCTACTGTGTCGCGCTCCCAGTTTATCAGGATGATTCCGGCTGAAAAGGATCTTTACGATATTAAAGTCCAACAGATGACTGCTTCCGGAGACTGGGATTTAATTTCAGCAGACAAACATCTATATGCAGATGCGGTAACTCTAACAGGGATGAATGCGAATATCTTCCGGAGCAAAGTTCCTAAGGATGATCTTACCAGAAAACCGATGTACACGGAACTCCTGCGCAAAATAAAATTTCCTCTGGAGATAAAGACACTCGATGTAAAAAACTCGGTACTGGTCTATGAAGAAGATACCAAACAGAGCGAGGGACCCGGCAAACTGACTTTTGGCAATTTCAATCTGAATGCCCGAAACCTGAATTCAGCTAAGCCCAAAGGAAAAAGCACAAAAATCCCGATTACCGTAAGATGTAGTTTTATGAACGCGTCGCCCATGAATGTGCGCTGGACTATGGATACTGCCTCTCAAAATGATGAATTCAGCATCGCCGGAAACATATCAGATCTGCCGGCCGCCAGAATTAATGCTTTTATTGAACCCTACCTGAAAGCGAGGGCAACCGGAACCATTCAGGATCTTGTTTTCAATTTTCAGGGAAATGCTTCCGGACTTAACGGCACCTTAAATATGAAACATCAGGATTTGCAGGTTTCGCTACTGAAAGAGACCGGCGAAAAGAAAAAACTGCTTTCTGCAGTAGTGAATGTCTTTGTAAAGTCCAACTCCGGTGTGTTTCCTGCCTCCGTGGTGGTAGATGATGTAAAGCGGAACCCAACCAAATCCTTTTTCAACCTTTTTTGGCAGGGTATTCAGGAAGGACTCAAGAAAACCCTTATAGGTGCGAATGTAGAAAATACTGAAAAAACCCTTCGAAATACGGTAAAGGACACCAAAGCGACAGTGGAAGAAACAAAAACCTCGGTAAAAACCAAGGTTGAGAATGTAAAGGAGAAAATTAAAAAAGATGAGGAAGCGCCAGCTAAAAAGGAAGGGCTTCTGAACCGGATTTTTAAAAAGAAAGAGGAGCCGAAGTAA
- a CDS encoding RNA methyltransferase has product MAKKLKLEDLGRVDRETFKQITKIPVTVVLDNVRSMHNVGAVFRTSDAFIVDRIILCGITPVPPHREIHKAALGATETVDWIFVKDISEALQNLKNEGSTIVGLEQTTASVNIEEFEVQHDRKYSLVFGNEVDGLSEEALPFYDCFLEIPQLGTKHSLNVSVCAGIAIWHFFKDLK; this is encoded by the coding sequence ATGGCAAAGAAATTAAAACTTGAAGATTTAGGCCGTGTAGACAGGGAAACCTTTAAGCAGATTACAAAAATTCCGGTTACAGTGGTGTTGGATAATGTACGTAGCATGCACAACGTAGGTGCAGTTTTCCGTACTTCAGACGCTTTTATTGTAGACAGGATTATTCTTTGTGGCATTACTCCGGTACCGCCTCACCGCGAAATTCACAAAGCAGCTCTGGGCGCGACCGAAACCGTGGACTGGATTTTCGTTAAAGATATTTCAGAAGCACTGCAAAACCTGAAAAATGAGGGCTCTACAATAGTTGGACTGGAACAGACCACAGCCAGTGTAAACATTGAAGAGTTTGAAGTACAGCACGACAGGAAATATTCCCTGGTATTCGGGAATGAAGTAGACGGTCTTAGTGAAGAGGCACTCCCTTTTTACGACTGTTTTCTGGAGATTCCTCAGTTGGGAACAAAACATTCGCTGAATGTGTCTGTATGTGCCGGGATTGCCATCTGGCATTTCTTTAAAGACTTAAAATAA
- a CDS encoding tryptophanase: MKLPYAEPYRIKMIEEIRQSSREERVAWLKDADYNLFNLKSSQVYIDLLTDSGTGAMSDSQWGAMMTGDESYAGSRSFQALYDTVNKITGFPYLLPTHQGRAAENVLFSVLVKDGDVIPGNSHFDTTKGHIEFRKAHAVDCTIDEAFDIENDHPFKGNIDLEKLEAIYKEYPKEQIPFCLITITCNTSGGQPVSLENIKAVKSLSDHYGIPIYFDSARYAENAYFIKTREAGQADRTIKEICKEIFSYGEGMTMSSKKDGLVNIGGFIALRNEEVFQKASNFTIIYEGFITYGGLAGRDMNALAVGLDEATEFDYLHSRISQVEYLGNKLIEYGIPVQKPIGGHAVFVDALKFLPNVPRAEYPAQTLGLELYKEAGIRGVEIGTLLADRDPETRENRYPKLELLRLAIPRRTYTNNHMDYIAAGLKNVFDRREDIKKGYNITWEPAILRHFTVKLEEAK; this comes from the coding sequence ATGAAATTACCTTACGCAGAACCGTACAGAATAAAAATGATTGAAGAAATCCGCCAGTCTAGCCGTGAAGAAAGGGTAGCATGGTTGAAGGATGCAGATTATAACCTTTTTAACCTGAAATCTTCACAGGTATACATCGACCTGCTTACCGATTCGGGTACCGGTGCCATGAGTGACTCCCAGTGGGGCGCGATGATGACGGGTGACGAAAGTTATGCGGGATCCCGTTCCTTTCAGGCACTTTATGATACCGTGAATAAAATCACAGGCTTCCCCTATCTGTTACCAACTCACCAGGGACGAGCAGCGGAGAATGTACTTTTCTCAGTTCTTGTAAAGGATGGCGATGTTATTCCCGGTAACTCACACTTCGACACTACCAAAGGACATATCGAATTCCGTAAAGCACATGCGGTAGACTGTACCATTGACGAGGCTTTCGACATTGAAAATGATCATCCCTTTAAGGGGAATATCGATCTTGAAAAACTGGAAGCTATATATAAAGAGTACCCAAAGGAGCAGATTCCTTTCTGTCTGATCACAATTACCTGTAATACTTCAGGCGGCCAGCCGGTATCCCTGGAGAATATTAAAGCGGTAAAATCACTTTCCGACCATTACGGTATTCCTATTTATTTTGACAGTGCCCGTTATGCTGAAAACGCGTATTTCATTAAAACCCGTGAAGCTGGACAGGCCGACAGGACCATTAAGGAAATCTGTAAGGAAATCTTTTCTTATGGCGAAGGAATGACAATGAGTTCCAAAAAAGACGGTTTGGTGAACATCGGTGGTTTCATTGCGCTCCGTAACGAGGAAGTTTTTCAGAAAGCCTCAAACTTTACAATTATCTATGAAGGCTTCATTACCTATGGCGGGCTTGCGGGACGCGATATGAACGCTCTGGCAGTGGGTCTGGATGAAGCTACGGAATTTGACTATCTGCACAGCCGCATTTCACAGGTGGAATATCTTGGAAACAAGCTGATTGAATACGGCATACCGGTTCAGAAACCCATTGGCGGACATGCAGTTTTTGTAGATGCACTTAAGTTCTTGCCTAATGTGCCACGGGCTGAATACCCGGCCCAGACTCTTGGCCTGGAACTTTATAAGGAAGCCGGAATACGCGGTGTAGAGATTGGAACGCTTCTGGCCGACCGGGATCCTGAAACAAGGGAAAACAGGTACCCGAAACTTGAACTTCTGCGTTTGGCAATTCCGCGCAGAACCTACACCAACAATCACATGGATTATATTGCTGCTGGGTTAAAGAACGTTTTTGACCGACGGGAAGACATCAAAAAAGGATATAATATTACCTGGGAACCTGCTATCCTGAGACACTTTACAGTGAAGCTGGAAGAAGCAAAATAA
- the miaE gene encoding tRNA-(ms[2]io[6]A)-hydroxylase has product MFKLKLPTDPRWANIAEGNLSEILTDHAWCEQKAATNSITLITLLPEYPEIVTELLKIAQEELDHFGQVHEIIKARGYELGRPRKDDYVNDLAKFMIQGSREDLIIDKMLFAAMIEARSCERFKVLTENIKDEELKIFYRELMISEAGHYTTFIGFARQLGNEEKVNKRWEEWLEYEAKVIQGYGKKETIHG; this is encoded by the coding sequence ATGTTTAAGCTGAAACTCCCTACCGATCCGCGTTGGGCTAATATTGCAGAGGGAAATCTTAGTGAGATACTTACCGATCACGCCTGGTGCGAGCAGAAAGCCGCGACCAATTCCATAACCCTGATTACTTTACTTCCCGAATATCCTGAAATTGTTACCGAGCTACTGAAGATCGCTCAGGAAGAACTGGATCACTTCGGTCAGGTGCATGAAATCATTAAAGCTCGTGGTTATGAACTGGGCCGCCCGCGTAAGGACGATTATGTAAATGATCTTGCCAAATTTATGATTCAGGGAAGCCGCGAGGACCTGATTATTGACAAAATGCTTTTTGCAGCAATGATTGAAGCCAGAAGCTGTGAACGTTTTAAAGTATTAACAGAAAATATCAAGGACGAAGAGTTGAAGATATTTTACCGTGAACTGATGATTTCTGAAGCGGGGCACTATACTACCTTCATTGGATTCGCCAGACAGCTGGGAAACGAAGAAAAAGTAAATAAGCGTTGGGAAGAGTGGCTGGAGTATGAAGCAAAGGTGATCCAGGGATACGGAAAGAAAGAAACCATTCACGGTTAA
- a CDS encoding PQQ-dependent sugar dehydrogenase: MRTPFIQLTIAVSCLAFSCQNGTKSQSTTGGETTLAQNSKNPERGSRNTDIAPAFSGQTRIGGVSTDSPYSVNVITEKLGKPWGIINFPGGRFLVTDKSGFMSIVSADGKNVTKVSGFPKVDSDGQGGLLDVVLDPEFSSNRMMYWTYSEPVSGGNHTAVAKGKLSADEKTIENVSVIFRATPTYDGDKHFGSRLVFAKDGSLFISTGERSDMETRPLAQDQQSYYGKIIKINKDGKADAANPKINGWKPEIYTTGHRNPQGIALHPQTGELWVAEMGPKGGDEVNRITAGKNYGWPTITYGEEYSGMTIGAGIGQKEGLEQPVYFWDPSVSPSGIDFYTGTIPEWKNNMMVGCLSGKKIIRLVIENNKVTGEEWLLGDQNERFRDVLNGADGNLYAVTDSGKLYKVAKK; the protein is encoded by the coding sequence ATGCGGACACCATTTATACAACTTACTATAGCAGTTTCCTGCTTAGCATTTTCCTGCCAAAACGGTACCAAAAGCCAGTCCACTACGGGAGGCGAAACTACGTTAGCACAGAACAGTAAAAATCCGGAACGCGGTTCACGTAATACGGACATTGCACCCGCCTTCAGCGGTCAAACCAGAATCGGCGGCGTTAGTACGGACTCACCGTACAGTGTAAATGTAATTACCGAAAAGCTGGGTAAACCATGGGGTATCATTAATTTTCCAGGCGGAAGATTTCTTGTAACAGATAAATCCGGATTTATGAGCATCGTTTCGGCTGACGGTAAAAATGTCACCAAAGTTTCAGGTTTCCCTAAAGTAGACAGCGATGGACAGGGCGGCCTGCTGGATGTGGTCCTTGACCCAGAATTCAGCAGCAACAGAATGATGTACTGGACTTACTCGGAACCGGTAAGTGGTGGTAATCATACTGCTGTTGCAAAAGGAAAACTTTCCGCTGATGAAAAAACAATTGAAAATGTATCGGTAATTTTCCGCGCTACACCCACTTATGATGGCGACAAGCACTTCGGAAGCCGCCTGGTTTTCGCAAAAGACGGCAGCCTCTTCATCAGTACAGGTGAGCGTTCCGATATGGAAACAAGGCCGCTGGCACAGGACCAGCAGAGCTATTACGGCAAAATCATAAAAATTAACAAAGACGGCAAAGCAGATGCAGCCAACCCTAAAATCAATGGATGGAAACCTGAAATATATACCACCGGCCACAGAAATCCGCAAGGTATTGCACTTCATCCACAAACAGGAGAGCTCTGGGTAGCTGAGATGGGTCCTAAAGGTGGTGATGAGGTGAACAGAATTACAGCGGGAAAAAATTACGGCTGGCCCACCATCACCTATGGCGAAGAATACAGCGGCATGACCATCGGTGCCGGAATTGGTCAGAAAGAAGGTCTGGAGCAGCCGGTTTATTTCTGGGATCCTTCAGTTTCACCAAGTGGTATCGACTTTTATACAGGTACTATTCCGGAATGGAAAAACAATATGATGGTGGGCTGCCTTAGCGGCAAGAAAATCATCCGTCTTGTGATAGAAAATAATAAAGTGACCGGCGAGGAATGGTTGCTTGGAGACCAGAATGAGCGTTTCCGGGATGTACTGAACGGCGCTGACGGCAATCTGTACGCTGTAACCGATAGTGGAAAACTCTATAAAGTGGCCAAAAAATAA